The Sparus aurata chromosome 10, fSpaAur1.1, whole genome shotgun sequence genome includes the window tgctGCTACCACATGCTTTGGAATGTTTCCCAATCCTGGACACATAACTTTGATGAGTGGTTTGTTGATGGCTCTGGGTCTGACGGGGGGCTTGCATCTCCGATGTATAGTGGAAAAGTGCGTCTGCGGTTGTCGGCCACACAAATGCGTTTTTCCCCATTACCTGCCTCATGCAGCTCACTTGGACTTCAGCACCTACCACACTAAGGACTTGTCTGACGAATGGaggaaataacaacaaaaatacatattatgttattaatattatataacAATATCAACTCAATGCTTATAAAGTGACAAATACTAATAAATAAGgtattttcattaaaatgtccaatCCGGATAACAGAGGACCTGTCCTGGGTAACAGAAGATCTTCGTTATCCAGgaaggacaaaaacacaattttcccACCAAAAATTGGTCATACATGGTCTACTTGGCTAAAACATAGCTTAGCCCTCAACACATTAACGCCACATTCCACATGAAATAGACAGTTTTTACACATAAAAGCATCATATATGTTTTATTAGCGTTATCCAGAAAGACACATGATTTTAGGGCACAATGCAACAGTGACCAAAAAggcaaaatatcaaaatgtttaagAGAGAATTCCTGACCTTTCCAGATGTCTTGGGGTCCTCCAGAATCTTCTTAATGATGCAATATCCTATTACATGACTATGCAtatgcattatgggtaatgtaggcatttGAATGTGTGTTACCCAGGAAGGACATTAGGCATGCATGAAATTTTAAGTAAACAAAAATTGTTGCTATATTTATAGGTATTAAtgcaaacatgaacacaatTATGCCCAAGTAGATAAgatttttgtcacatttttatacTTAGATTTTAAGCCGGGACGTTACCCAGGATGgacagtttggttttttttgagcataaaaaattaataatttaaataattcaaatttaaaagcaatttaaataatttcccagtctgggatcattaaagtaattctatctatctatctataatgGCTCTTTAAATTTTCATGTCTTACAATAATTACTCATATAAGTGAGGAAATAGAGGAGAGTTGAGTTATTCAATgtagttttttaaaatgaatatttattttttacattatgaATATGCTCTAGACACCAGAATTGACATACCACGTCTTTGACCCAAATATAGTAGAATGAGATGTACTGGCAGCAGCACTAAATTGGCCAGCAGACCTTCTCTGTGAAAAAACTGAagagaaaatgtcattattaatattactgtcattgtttctTAATACTATTGGGtcaaccaacagatcacaaaactcacaatttagattATATCATGTTTGTGAGAAACAGGTAGGAtaattttttagatcaaaacaaaaaggattattgttaaattaattatgaatactctattttggctgTTATCTCTATTGAGAcacttgttatattcaccattttatattattctttatatacagtctattctacaaataatccacaagtattatatatttctgatattacttatatacattggctgtctgtctctctgtctgcctgctcgtctgttgtcagtggactcggtcaatctgattggtcagatgctgagccacaggtagacgctgCTCAGGTGAActgagctgagatgaaagtcagtcatctcagtcagtttgcgTTCAttaactcagtccacccagtacgtgtttgtgtcaaatcctcctcaccgcagctctgcatcaatatttggggaattattaggtcgactttaaaaagtgaaatctacagttAATAAGCGGTTCAGATAACGTGCCAAATCACAGATCAACTTCGTTCagttataccactatctggtcagtttacattagtgacaacagcaaattggacagagaaaactcgacatacacatacatcacGCACCCAAGCTTAAGgttagcttaccttgcattCGCTGAACAGCTGAGGGTGATGGTCGCGCAAATGAGTAAGTAAATTGGATGTGTTGCCGCCCCTCGCAACAACTTTCTTCTCGCAGCTCCTGCAGATAGGGCTGCCATCCTCTaccagctgtccctgagcattTTTACACTGCACACtaagtgtttgtttgtatagTATAGTAATAGTGAATCTGAGCTCCAAAGTACACTCTGCTACAAACTGAATTGTTCATAAATTGGGAGCACTATTGGAGTATACTGTTAATTGTCTTTTGAAAGTACTGCTCTCTGGGCCTTTCTGTctgaaacagagcagcagaaaagaaagagaggctTGTGTTTCATGACAAGTTGAAATGGAAGCTGTTGCTATAAGTTATGGCCacaattttagtttaaaacattaaaaatgcaaactaacattttcaacaaaatgtgagGAAACTTTGTTGACGTTATTTCAAAAATGCCTATGTATTATGTTGCAGAGTTGTTTGAAGTTTGCGTGGGAACCAGTTAGCCACAGCCCGCACTGACTTGGGGCAACAGCACAATAATGCCCCCAGAGTTTCAGGTAGGACATGGAGCCCACAGCAAGTTCTTTATATTTAACACtcttaaaggaacttagggcaggatctgtgaaaaaataaacattcattataagtattttaatgctaatggTTGATGAAGCGttcaaaaaccaaaaagaatgagcccacacacatatctccccattgccttgaacaggctgtgtgctgcatgatgtGCTGCTATTCGGGGTCCGAATTTCCCGCACAGCCCTGCGGACGTGACGTTAATTGACGCTGAACACGTGTCCTCGACGGCTTGGAGACCAGAAGAAGACAAGCGCGGTGGACCgaaaatactgtatgtgttgttaTGGACTCTGCTACGGCCGGAAAAcgacccaccaccacacaaagtccactaaaaagtaatatgaagaagaaaacgaaggtTTTTATCAGCGGCAAGTCGTGAGTCTAAAAGAAGTTATGACCAAAACCTGGCTGGCACGCAAATATACATTGGATATGCCTTCGACTCATGAAGGCAGCTTCAGCTTGAACTGGGACTGAAAACGGATGCTGACATGGCTAATTTCCTTGTAACCAGGTAAGAATACATTACAGGTAATTTTTagagcttgatttgaaaatcttaTGAGATCACCGAGGACTCGGAGTGAGCTAAAGTGCAAAGTAGCGTCAGCTTCTAACGTAGCGTTAGCGGCTAGCGCTACGTTAACCGCTAACGTGCAACGTGGCTAGCGgctaacatgtaacttagtcTACTGCTTGTAACACTGAGAAGTTACAGACTGTGCATTTTCCACGGTCCTTCAGTCAGAAACCGAATAGTTAGAAATATGCCCTTTTATATATGGGACCGAAAGCCCATGTTTTATCCGGGAGGTGACGTTAGCAGCTGGCTGTAGCAACAGGCTAATGgtttgtttgggtctgtgtAGTCAtattagccgctagctacacacagcgAGCCGGCTTCCCGGCTGCTTCGAGAGTGTAGGGGATAAGgctatcaaatcaattttatttatatagcccaaaatcacaatcacattgcctcagtgggctttacaatctgtacagtgaaatatatcatacacacagcaccggctcccgtctcgttcctgtccctggtaaatacagtatttggggTGTACAGTAACGGTATTTACAGGCAATGGGTTGGGGGCTATTGTGTTGACCAGTTGATGATACTGAggtgtctggatggcaacacattctgattttttttatttacttagtgtagattaaatgatgactaattgtttctcctcatatgagttaaagagtgcagacagagggaagctcacagctccaggggtcctaaagtagtttttcaactggtgaaggctaaaggttagtagacggcaggccatcataaagtactaaaacctgaaGTTGGCCTCCACCAAATGGTGGGGGATGCCCAAATGTTTATGTTCccatagagggatggggaacccatttgggtcattttggggacaagacctacagttgacagcagccaggtcagatgagttaggggagaagagtagagaaacaggtcaactcctcttttaggctattggataatatgccaaaattagaagaagtgggtgtttactgggaaaggggctctaaaggccggtgcagggaaagaaacaggggtggcacttggaaaaacctcctaagagcaaaaggctgaggttttgagggaacagagggcagagcattttttggcattgttttgtccacagatttgataatatcagaacacgGCTGCTTCTATcaggactcaaggcgctagattttgtttcaataaagattgcttcttcattccacccgccttgactccgcagactccttttatgatcaaactacacgccgacaccttaaagaagagaagcccagaaaccacaatACCTTTGTGATGTAGctgaataaaaggcagtttaGAGCTAACCGTGAAGTGCACAATGTAATCGAGCTCAGGTGGTGCTCTATAATAATTGATATTGTGCGTGTCTACCGGTctgataaagttattattattattattgttgttattattattacgaccTTGCTTGTGAAGCACGTCTGTGTAGTTGAGTCCTTTGGGGTGGGTGGGCTAAAAGAGTGGTCTCAACTCATCAATAGAGCttttagcctttatttttctaattCTGACTTGTGCTGTACCTTCCACACAAGATTGCTCCAGACATTATACATTACGCTGTAAgtaaagcagaagaaattgtttgtaaaagtgaaacacacaatagtACTGACTGAGACATATATTTTGATAGTATTATTGTTACAGTCAAACATTGCATGGCCATAGTTATTCtgaccaaagagaaaagacaccaaggtagcaaagtcacagccagcttgctgactgagactctaactttttaaaatatttctgttttccaGCTATCAGAAGAAGCAGGCTCCTGAAGCTGCTACTCAGGGAAGtaaggagatgagagcatcaaCACCCAGCAAGCGAACAGCTGCTAAACTCTCTCATCGATTATCACCAATTGAACCAGTGTCTGAGGGGTtagtatgttttcactttctaagttttggtcattaggaatttcagtattttcagaatatagacaaaacattgtaaaatgttatgatataaaataataattaccagATTTGATTATGGAGCATTGGTATGTGTTCTAACACTACTGTTAACCATCCATAAAGGTCGTCAGCTACATGATCCAGAGACGTgagcaagaaaagagaagaCAAGACCGTCTTGTTTACcactcatttattttattataaacatgtaaaaaaaaatacaaaataaaactatgtacatactgcaaatttgaaaaatactgtaaactttgaaaataaatataaaaatatataatttatttttggatgaaagtggaatctttggctaagaaatttttttttttttttttttttttaggtattgtggtcacaggaatacaaaacaggagaaaatattAGTCAGGCACCCTAAATGGAGCTTCTTTGTAACCTGTGTAGTTTGCAAAGGGGTCAGGGAAGTTTAACCGGATacgaagaacacagcagctcggtATCGGCCTTCAGTTCCCTCTTCTCTGACGCCCATCCTGCCAGATCGTAAATCGCCCGTAGGCAGGGAACCGAAACTCTCGGTTATCGCTGCCCACATCTTGGCTGTCCTCCAGAGCAAAGATGTTGTTCCACGTCATCCTAACCAGATGCAGTGTACCCTCATCCAGGCAGTACATCTCCATGTGTGCCATTCCAGAGTCAATTccaaatcctgaaacaaaaaaacattgagaacaatactaataacaataactttagtaatcctcaaagtgatgttttgattttatttgatgttatttttattctgattcaacttagtataataccagttatgacataatgacatttgtgttttccttgtatttactttgttatggcgcagtgctattcataccatttatattgtcttatgatggaaatgatttcacaaattATCTCAGTGGCACTGGCACATAACACGTGGCTTGAGATATTGAATCATACTATTGCtgttacatgataatgactgcacactaatgtcagcttgttagcaagctttatccaatgttataaatattagctatgttggtaattaccacagtcagaaattagctgcagccacaagccAAATGCTCGTCAAACACCATAACATTGTTAGCAGTCACATTAGCTTCAATCCCAAAACAATGGTTATCGCTAGCTCGTTATTCACCGTGGCTGGTGAAATTTGAACTTTAGTAACCATTTGGCCAGTGTAAGGTAAGcgtactttacattacaactgtcattttgctgaattgatgcgctaatgttgtcaaagaaacatactaaagctgcactaaaataaacacttaGTTTACTTACTTCGTCTCTTGACATCATGCTGTTCACGGATGTAGGCTACCAAGGTAGTTCCGCGGAGGCATGCGAGGAAGTCAGTAAACGGTTGCGTAAACAGCGAGCAAACAAATAACCGTGTCGCTATTGAGTCTTATTTCTtgatcctgccctaagttcctttaacTTGTAGTGTAATGAATTAAGAACATGACTTACAAAATGTCGTAAGTAAATATTCTCACACGTACTTAATATGCTATTCAAAAGTAAAATACAACCATATCACCTCTGAATTCAGGTTTTTCTCTTCCAATGAACTAAGACAAGCTTAATTCCAGGGTCTATATGCTAACCCATCGGCCCTTACTGTATTAACAGTGCATTTTGGCTGGTAGAGGGTTAACCTGAAAACTCATATGTTGACATCTAAGTAGGAAATCTCTCAATTTTGAACTTTCTATGTGCAATATTGTGATAAACTGGCTGGACATAGGCTGCCTGTAGGGAACTAGCCTGAAAACCTGGCAAGATACAATCTTAGAGGCTACGGGACTAGACCTGGACCCCCGGCTGGTTACTGGGCAGCTGAGTCTGTACCAACAACTCACATTATCATCCTCATCTGATTCTGACCAGTAACTGTTTGAAGTCAGTCATACTTTCCATTGTTTTTGAGCCTTTTCCATGTTTGAAAGCTTGTGATCCTTTTAATCACCACTGACTTGAAAGATGTAACAGCCATATCTGTTTTATTTGAGgagcaaataaataacaatatccaggtgtagagcatgtgtgtgtgagggaggctTAACTGACTCATGAAGTTTCAAATTGTTCTTTGATGAAAGCACAAATTTTGGTACATGTTGGGAAAATGTGACAGCTCAGTTTACTGCAgtggtaacaaaaaaaaaaaaaagaaaaaaaaagccttaagTAGTAAATGAGGCTTAcaatttttcttaaaaaagttattttaataATAGGTTTCAGTATgtaaaaattaataatattgtGTCACATTTTGGAAAAGTAACTTGTGGTGTACCACAGGGTTCGGTATTGGGACCTAAGTTATTTATACTTCATTTGAATAATATTTGTACAGTATTTAATAAGTTGAAATTCATTACATTTGCGGATGATACAAATTTATTCTGTTCAGGACCAGATATTAAAGAATTGTTGTCAACAGTAGAAAAGGAGTTTTCATGTTAAAAGAATGGTTTGATATTAATAAGTTatcattaaatgaaaataaaacaacatttatggTGTTTGGTGGTTTTAGGGCTAATTGTGAAATGAAATTATTcctgaatgaaataaaaattgaaAGAGTATATGAGATTGAATTCTTGGGAGTAATTTTGGATCATAAATTCAGTTGGAAGCCACATatagaatatattaaatataaattagCTAAATCTATTAGTATTATTTACAAAGAAGGGGATTTGTTGAACAATAAATGTCTGCGTATATTATACTTCTCACTTATAATGATATATTTGTCATATTGTGTTGAATTTTGGGGAAATGCATGCAGGACAAACGTAGACCCTATAATTAAACTCCAGAAAAGAGTTATCAGAATAATCAATAAAGCTTCCTATCGCGAAACCActaatgaattatttataaAGTCTGGCATCTTAAAATTCTTAGACATTGTacatataaaaacattagaaatattATTTCGAGCAAGGAATAAAAGTCTTCCCACctgtattcaacatttttttaaattgagagagaaaaactaTAATTTAAGAGGGTTGTGTGTCTTTGAAATATGTAAAGTGAGAACTAATGTTAAATATagatgtgtttcatttttgggaGTTAAATTATGGAATGGACTTGGTGATGGACTGAAATTGTGTAGATCACTGTTGAgtttcaaaaaaacattgaaaggtaaaataattaaggattataatgtaaaataactgaaatgtgaaatgattaagAAGTAAGAATTTAGTAAATGTAGTaaatctttgctaatttttgttgttgttgttttttcttcctctttgtatTACTGatacttatttacttatttcatgGATTGCACAGGATAGGCAAAAATAAGCCTTGGCTTCAGCCTATTCCTTTTTCGgttacagagtttgtttaatatttattttttttgtgagaaaatgttgagtGGAAGTCTGTATGATAATATCTGCCAGTTGATTGCACAtgatttaagtattttatattgtaaccgaaataaaactattcattcattcattcacatatGCATATACATGACAACATCAGCCAACCAtcattgatttgattgattgaatatGATTTGGAATTTAGAAGAGAACTAGTCAGTGTATATAAAGGtgtttttttagattaaagTACTGAAAAAGTTTTACTTGAAAAATGGTGTATAAAACTATCACACAGGAGGACAAACATAATGGCCCAATAATAAAGCATATTGTTAGACAACATGTAGCAATAATATCCTAATAAAGAcagtgatttgttttaaaaaaaaaaatacagttattgCTGACGAGTAAAAAACAAAGGCCTTTCTACCACTGATGCAAATGCATGCCCACTACCTTGTTTTAAAACTATCctatttgaaaatgttaaacagtATATACTTTTGAGTGTGGATGTGTCATTTAACAGATACATTCATGGTTGAAGAATTTGGGCTAAATATTTTCAGAGTGATTatacaatgaaaacataatttgaAGGAGGGATAAAACAAGGCATAAATAATGGGGTTACAGGCTGAATTCAAGTAACTCAACCAGTATAATGCTTCGTAGAAGAAAGGATCAATGTGGAAGCCAGTGAGAGGATCAATGATGTATTGCATAAAAAAGGGCATCCAACAAAAGATGAATACACCAAGCACAATACTGAGAGTCTTTGCAGCCTTGCTCTCAGAGTGCTTAATCAAcccacctcttcctctgtcatttGAACATTTGTTCTTATCTCCAATCTTTCTTACATGCTGTTCGGCCACAATAAATATTTTAGTGTAAATACAAACCATTAcggtgcagggaaagaaaaagcagaaagcGCTGCTCAACATTCCCCAAAGTGGGttaaagtaaacaaaacaagcGCCAAGGCAAAAATAGTTTGATATTTCTAACCCCGCCATGTTGGCCTTTGAATAAATGACTCCATAAGCATAGACAGCAGCCAGTGCCCAGCTGACACATACCATCATCACAGCCACTGACATTGTGATTCTTCCAGAATAATGCAGAGGATTACATATTGCTTCATGTCTGTCAACAGCAATGCAAATCAGGTGGAAGATAGAAAGAGTGGTGAGAAACAACTCAGAACTGGTGTGTATGTCACAGAACGTGTCGCCATAGAACCAGCAGCCATGAATAGTCCGGGTGGCACTGAAGAGCATCACAGTAACACCTACTAGTAGATCAACCAGAGCAAGAGATAAGATGAGCACATTGGTAGGACTATGCAACTGTTTGAAATGACATACTGACACGATGACAAAAGAGTTCCCTAAAATGGTAGCCAGCATGATCGAAATAAACAGCAAATACAGGGCAAAACTGGTCCACACACTGAACTGTTGCATAACACATGAGGCATTGCTGCCAGGAAGACATTGCATCAACAGCTCTTGAGAAAAGTTAGCAGTCATccttaacacaaacacatatgcCAAAACCTCAGAGATAACCCAACAGAACCCAACAGAGAGAGGACCTCAGGAGAAACATGCTTAAACCTCTCTCTTGTCGCAACATTGAAGCCACCTAAATAATCATCGGATTCACTGTGCCATCCAATCAAAGGCCTTCTATTAACATACACTTAAAATAGTCGAGCAACGTCATTACATCATTATGTTTGCAATTGTCTCGATATTCATCCAAATAACCATTAATGGTTTCACAAGgaaaataattttgttttgaGTAATAAAGCATAATTTTAAGTGTCAGTATTACTTCAAAGTGCACTGTGCTATAAACTGTATCGTTTGTAGAGTCAGGTCGCTGTTGGAGTAAAAGGTTCAGTTATTCCAAACACCTCACTCTGAGAGCTGCAAAGTCTACTCAGGGCCCTCCTATCtgtgacagagcagcagagtaCCAGGGGCAGTTTTATGAACACTTGAAATGAAGTGCTAGCTAAATGTATGACTagtcccattcacactgccctttgagtgCAGGGATCCTGTGCCAGTTCTCTGCATCTTCCTTTGTGTGAATGTCTCAGatgcggcgaggggtgaaatttcgctgcACCTCTGATGGGCCTCCGGAGGTAGCATTAGAGGTGCAGCATTGGTGAACTGTACCTGTGTGAGTGGACAAGTCGGTGGCGCGGAGTGATGGAGTGTTTATCTGTAATGTTTCATTTAATCTTCTAACCCTGCTACATCATGCTAATCATTGCCACTGACATTGTGATTTTTCTAGAATAATGCAGAGGATAATGCCCTATGTCTGTAGACAGCAATGCAAATTAGGGGGAAGATAGAAAGACTGGTAACAGACTTATTGAACAGATCATGCAGGATATAATTAACATGTTGGACAGTGACGTATATATCAGCCCCCATTTTGAGAGCTGCTGAAGTCTGTGACCTCAAATTGGCCATGGGAGAAGGCAGAGCGTGTAGCCTATGGACACCATGACATTAGCTATCTGTTGAATCACTTCAAAGCAGACCTACAGAGACAAAAAATGGAACATTCAGCTGAGGGCACGTTTTACCAATGCAGGGTTGTGTGCTATTTCTGGTGCATGTCACAGAGGCTACCAGGAGAAGTTTGCCCTCATTCTGATGCCACATGATATGATGTTTCTATCTCCCTGGCTGTATGTGGGTAGAGATTTAACTGACTAAACAGAATTAAGAAGGATAGCAGGTCATTTCTTAAGTTCTGATGATGGACAAGCTaatgttgatgtaacttgtggGAATTGAGGGTGGACACAACTGACTGATAAATGGGAACTAATGACATTGATGATATATACAATTCTTACATCAGATTCAAATTCTGTGACAGAATAGTATGACatccaaaaaatacaaatgttggtTGGCCAGTGTAATGAAGccttttaacattatttttgtcacattttcatttttaagttcATCTGTAACTGTGTAGTAATTGTAGCATTTGCCAAAAATATATTGCATGTTTTCTGCTCTCTTGTCATTGCTTAACCCCCAAAACTGAAGAGAAGTTGATTGTAGACATTGATTTACAAGACATATTCATGAATTCACATGCTGCCACTTCTACAAGCTTCTGGGAAGAAATGTCTGCTTCCATTACGGCACTAGTCAAAAAACAAGGCCTAAAATGGACATATGCATGACAGTTTCAATTACTCCCAATGGACAAATTTCTGAAAATAAGGAAATAATTACAAAACACAAGTTACACTTTTAGAGGCTTTATTTTATAGTGTGGCAAAATACATGATAAAGcatatgttatttatttacccCTATGTACCCTTAGAAAGCAATAACGTATGAATTTTTACAAGTGTAAATTGATCAAGGGACTagggttgtcacgataccagaATTTCAGTAGTCGATACCaatacctgtgaatttccaCGATTCTCGATACTAATTTGATACCACGAATTGAACTCTCTAAACAAGTTGGGGTGCCTGTCTTTGAGGTGTTTGGCCAGGTTTGACCTGCTTCCTCCTTTCGTTTGAAAACTTCTGAGGCACTGTTTGCATGTCGGCTTGTTTGAGTCTAGAATTGCTCCGTATTTATCCACTTCGAatgcaaaatatttccacacgcAACTCTTAGTACCTGTCTTGTCAACGAGCCGACGTGTTGTGCTTTCACTCTCACTTGctgaagccatttttttctaAGACGGCAGGTTTTCTTCTTCAGCGCCTCTgactgctctgtgctgctcatATGCGTATACTGCCCCCGTCAGTCCCGCCAATTATCGACACGGCTCGCCAAGTGAAAAGTTGTATATTTGGTTCTGACGGTACCAGAAAAAAGCAAGTATCGAATTATTTTTTACGTGTCGGCATAGAATTGGTATCGAAGTAATCGGTTCTTGTGACAACCCTATAAGGGACATCATGTGATCATAATTGGGAATCGATTATACGCGTTATTATTGCCAGGtgtttttcaaattcaaataatgAACTTTGAAATATAGTGTGTAAAATAACCACATAGAGCAACAAACATAATGGCCCAGTAATAATGTATGTTGCATGCATTATTAATATCGTAAACACTTTGCAACACAGATTATTGTTGATTATTTATGAAAAGACTTTGATTAATTTGCTGATGCAAACGCTCATCTTTGACCTAGTTTCAAAAATGGCTTATTTACATGATGCATTTTCATGATGTAGATTTATTATT containing:
- the LOC115590391 gene encoding trace amine-associated receptor 13c-like is translated as MTANFSQELLMQCLPGSNASCVMQQFSVWTSFALYLLFISIMLATILGNSFVIVSVCHFKQLHSPTNVLILSLALVDLLVGVTVMLFSATRTIHGCWFYGDTFCDIHTSSELFLTTLSIFHLICIAVDRHEAICNPLHYSGRITMSVAVMMVCVSWALAAVYAYGVIYSKANMAGLEISNYFCLGACFVYFNPLWGMLSSAFCFFFPCTVMVCIYTKIFIVAEQHVRKIGDKNKCSNDRGRGGLIKHSESKAAKTLSIVLGVFIFCWMPFFMQYIIDPLTGFHIDPFFYEALYWLSYLNSACNPIIYALFYPSFKLCFHCIITLKIFSPNSSTMNVSVK